atttttcaggGCATCCACTTGGAAGAACGTTTATCATTGATTGCATGCGATGCCACCATGCACACATGGTATTTGATTAAATATCTACACATAATATTTATAGCAGACAGGAGGAGGTGTGTGGTGTCAAAAGAAGGAGGCAGCCAAATGTATGCATTTGGCAAAGGTATATGAGAAAGGGAATAGTAGTAGTAGTAGGAAGCAACACAGACATGAGAAGCTCAGCGTCTTACACGCTACTGTTGTTTCTTTTCGTATGGTTCCGCCTGGCCGAGTGTTCTTCTTTCAGTGACATGGATGCGCTGCTGAAGATGAAGGACTCCATGAAGGGACACAAAGCCAAAGAAGATGCGCTCAGCGACTGGAAGTTTTCCACCTCGCTTTCCGCACACTGTTCATTTTCTGGCGTCCAATGCGACCAAGACCTTCGAGTCGTTGCCATCAACGTCTCCTCCCTTCCACTCTTCGGCCACCTTCCGCCGGAGATTGGACAGTTTGACAAACTCCAAAACCTAACCATCTCGCAGGACAACCTCACCGGCGAGCTTCCCAAGGAGCTCGCTGCCCTCGCTTCCCTCAAGCTCCTCAACATCTCCCACAACAGCTTCTCCGGTGGTTTCCCCGGCCAAATCGTTCTCCCCATGACCCAACTCGAGGTCCTCGACGCCTACGACAACAACTTCACCGGACCGCTTCCGGAGGAATTCGTGAAACTGGAGAAACTCCGATACCTCAAGCTCGATGGAAATTACTTTTCCGGCAGCATACCGGAGAGATACTCGGAGTTTGGGTGCTTGGAGTTTTTAAGCTTAAGCACTAACAGTCTGTCGGGGAAGATTCCCAAGAGTTTGTCTCGGTTGAAGACGCTGAAGTTTCTAAAACTTGGATACAACAACGCTTACGAAGGTGGGATCCCACCGGAGTTCGGAGCCATGAAATCACTGAAATACCTTGACCTCTCCAGCTGCAACCTCAGCGGAGAGATTCCACCGAGCCTGAGCAGTTTAAAGAACCTTGACACGTTGTTCTTGCAAATGAACAACCTCACAGGAACTATTCCTTCGGAACTCTCTGCCATGGAGAGCCTCATGTCAATGGATCTCTCCTTCAACGGTCTCACCGGAGAGATTCCTGAGAGTTTCTCCCAGCTGAGAAACCTAACTCTGATGAACTTCTTCCACAACAAGCTGCGTGGTTCTGTTCCCCTCTTCGTCGGCGAGCTTCCGAATCTGGAAACGCTGCAGCTCTGGGAGAACAACTTGTCCTTCGTGCTGCCCCAGAATCTTGGCCAAAACGGGAAGTTCAAGTTCTTCGACGTCACGAGCAATCACTTCACCGGGTTGATCCCTCCGGGTCTGTGCAAGAGTGGGAGGTTACAAACCTTCGTCATCACCGATAACTTCTTCCACGGTCCAATCCCCGATGACATTGGAAACTGCAAGTCACTCGTCAAGATCCGAGCCTCCAATAACTACCTTAGCGGCGCCATTCCGTCGGGAATTTTCAAACTGCCTTCCGTCAAAATAATCGAGCTCGCCAACAACCGTTTCGACGGCGAACTACCTCCCGAGATTTCCGGCGATTCTCTCGGGATTCTCACGCTTTCCAACAACTTACTGACGGGGAGAATTCAACCGGCCTTGAAGAACTTGAGGGCACTGCAGACACTCTCACTCGACGCCAACGAGTTCGTTGGAGAAATCCCGGCGGAGGTTTTTGTCTTACCGATACTGACCTCCGTCAACATAAGCGGCAACAATCTCACGGGTGAAATCCCCACGACGTTGATTCACTGCGTTTCACTCAACTTCGTTGACCTCAGTCGGAACATGCTGGTGGGGGAGATTCCCAAGGGCATAAAAAACCTGACGAGCTTGAGCGTTTTAAATGTTTCTCAAAACCTGATAACAGGACCAATCCCCGACGAGATTCGCTTCATGTCTAGCCTCACAACGCTGGATCTCTCCTACAACAATTTCAACGGCAAGCTCCCAACCGGCGGTCAGTTTTTGGCCTTCAGCGACAGGTCCTTCGCGGGGAACCCCAATCTCTGTTCCTCCCGCTCTTGCACCAGTTCCTCCATGTACCCAGACGACGCCTTCCAGAAAAGGCGAGGCCCATGGAGTTCGAAATCGACGAGGGTGATAATAAGCGTGATTGCACTAGCCACCGCGGCGCTGCTGGTGGCAGTGACGGTGTACATGATGCGAAGGAGGAAGCTGCTCCGGGCGATGACGTGGAAGCTGACGGCGTTCCAGCGGCTGAACTTGAAAGCGGAGGACGTGGTGGAGTGTCTGAAGGAGGAGAACATAATAGGAAAAGGAGGCGCGGGGATCGTGTACCGGGGGTCGATGCCGAACGGAAGCGACGTGGCCATAAAGCGGTTGGTCGGGGCGGGTAGCGGGAGGAACGATTACGGGTTCAGGGCGGAGATAGAGACGCTGGGGAAGATAAGGCACAGGAACATAATGAGGCTTCTGGGTTACGTGTCGAACAAGGAGACGAACTTGCTGCTCTACGAGTACATGCCGAATGGAAGCTTAGGGGAATGGCTGCATGGAGCGAAAGGAGGGCATTTAAGATGGGAGATGAGGTTCAAGATTGCAGTTGAAGCTGCAAGAGGACTCTGTTACTTGCACCATGATTGTTCTCCTCTCATCATTCACAGAGACGTCAAATCCAACAATATATTGCTCGACGCCGACTTCGAGGCCCATGTCGCCGATTTCGGACTCGCCAAGTTCCTCCACGATCCCGGCGCCTCTCAGTCCATGTCCTCCATCGCCGGCTCCTACGGCTACATTGCTCCAGGTTCCATTAATCCTCTTTTACCACTTCATATTCACATCATCAATCATGATTTCATGGATAATCTCGATCATATGAATTTAGCTTACTTTTAAGATGATTGATGTAGATTTTGATTAGTTGATTTAATGGAAAACTGGAAAACTACATTTGTGACTAATGCTGTTAACgacttttttaacaatttttttataataaattatctatTAGATTGGTCTATTTTAAAATAGACCAATCATAAACTTCTACTATGGTAAAAaagtttttaagaaaaagttgtttgaaaaaatatttttctttatatttatttcacacTCATACTGTAAGAATAAGATGATCCTAAAAATGTAAGCTTTTAAAATAGGAGTAACTTGACACTCTAATAAATACACTTATTTGATGTGGTAGgtgtcattaaattttaaaattgtatattatgATAGTCTAGAAATTCAGTAAAAATGTCTCACactatatcaaataaatgttaaaaaccaagaaaaaagagaaaagagtgaaaaataagaaagaataatgttaaataaatgtaaaaaatttttGATTCTCACATGATgaaaaatgatactttaacacacttaaattttttacattcattttaacTATCCTTACTTTTTATTGAAAAACTACAAACATTTATACTTTTATCACGTTTTACCTTATGCTCtttatattacttaaaattttatattcatttgatagtatcatttcttatttttaatttttttttcgaaaaattataaaaatttactttctttaAAACCATTTTATACTTGTTAGATGTGTCAAATGTCATACTATATTtactatcttttttattattttttttgtgatggGTGGACAGAGTATGCATACACGTTGAAAGTGGACGAGAAAAGCGATGTGTACAGTTTCGGGGTGGTGCTGTTGGAGCTGATAATAGGGAGGAAGCCGGTGGGGGAGTTTGGAGACGGAGTGGACATCGTTGGATGGGTGAACAAGACGAGAATGGAGATATCTCAGCCGTCGGATGCAGCGTTGGTGTTGGCAGTGGTGGATCCAAGGCTGAGTGGGTATCCATTGACAAGTGTCATTTACATGTTCAACATTGCTATGATGTGTGTTAGGGAAATGGGCCCCGCCAGGCCCACCATGAGGGAAGTCGTTCATATGCTCACCAATCCTCCTCGCTCCACCACTCACTCACACTCACAGCCTCATTAATCTCTAAACACATCATTATGATCTTTGCTCATCCACATTCACTTCTctttcaaaacaataaattaacacAGAGGAAACTGTATCAATAACTTCATCTGTTGTTTCTTGAAAGTGGAgcagcatcatcaaaaactGTACTAGTATTGTATGTATCTATCGAAATGTAAAATAGGTTTGAATTATTTTTGCATTCATGTCAACTGTCATGTAATTCCAAGGGTTTTCGTCGTTCTGCTTCTATCAAGAAATTTTGTACAAAATGATTACTCTTATTGTTTATAGATATTTGTCACTGCTATTATTTCTTCTGTCccatactatattatatatattaaatacataAGTAAGTACGTATTTGTTTAAAGTATTGTACAATGGATTTGAAGAAAAGTGATCGAGGagatttgagaagatttgaaagtaattgtttttgttgtttatttgagtgaatttggaggtgagagtgaatttggaagtaaagtttgtgagaattagtgtaagatttgattgacgtgacagattaaaaaaatgtatttctaaatccactctcatttacttccaaattcactcaaataaagaacaaaaaaatttaccttcaaatctcctcaatcactctcctccaaatcCATTTAAGTAAACAAAGCCTAAGTATCGAAGGATCAAAACAAGATTGAAGATTTTAATGAAAGTTAACATTCTCTTTGAAATTCTTTAAAAGTGAAGGGTTTGTTATATGAAACATGTAGTATAAAACTACAGTTTTGGCATTAGGATAAACTACTTTGTCTTAAAGAGATAAAAGAGACTATATAAATTGGAATTTTTAAGTGTGTGAAGCGTAAAGTAGCACAAATCTTGTATGACAATATTGATATCCATATTATTCGGGACCTTATCTTTTAAGAAAAGGAAGATTCcgaattattaaaaaaaaatcatttaatttggTGGTGGAAAGATGTTATATatcccaaaaaaaaaacattagtataaaaataaagttggaaaataaaaaatgattattttaaagtgtGGATATTTTTTGTCATCTAatcaaacacaaattatgaTTTAAATGTTGGGGTCTGACATAATTAAGAGAAAATTcagagaaaatatttaattggaattatttaatatgaattttttaaaagattttatctactttttcattaaaaagtattaaataaacTCTTACGATTGCAAATGTGAATGCGATACCACTTATTTATTCTCCATCCTTTTCatctaataattttatgaattaagtaaattctattataaaattatacacTACTTTCACTATCGCAATTTCACAATCACCACAAAAATAAATAGTCCGTAAAAGGACAATTCTTTTCTACTAACTTAACCCTAATTCCCCAACTAATACACGCGACACCCACCACAAAAGAGTAGtcacaaatattaaaaacaaaaactaaaacaaaaaaagaaaataaaataaaataaattatgttaaacaaTAGTAATGGAAAAGTAAggaaaaaatatcttttcatCCCCTAAAAAGAATGTAacttctaaatttaaaattttataacagTGTAggcattttattttaaaaatacacaataaaaaataatataaacattaaaatttaacttactACTTGTTGGGCCACGTATAAATACACAATTTATCTATTGTTAACCACCAATTATTGTCAAAGAAAATAGTAGAAAATTTAGTTACATACACGGTATTTTTAGTCGCTTATATTTGAAGA
The Vigna angularis cultivar LongXiaoDou No.4 chromosome 5, ASM1680809v1, whole genome shotgun sequence genome window above contains:
- the LOC108340409 gene encoding leucine-rich repeat receptor-like kinase protein CLV1B — its product is MRKGIVVVVGSNTDMRSSASYTLLLFLFVWFRLAECSSFSDMDALLKMKDSMKGHKAKEDALSDWKFSTSLSAHCSFSGVQCDQDLRVVAINVSSLPLFGHLPPEIGQFDKLQNLTISQDNLTGELPKELAALASLKLLNISHNSFSGGFPGQIVLPMTQLEVLDAYDNNFTGPLPEEFVKLEKLRYLKLDGNYFSGSIPERYSEFGCLEFLSLSTNSLSGKIPKSLSRLKTLKFLKLGYNNAYEGGIPPEFGAMKSLKYLDLSSCNLSGEIPPSLSSLKNLDTLFLQMNNLTGTIPSELSAMESLMSMDLSFNGLTGEIPESFSQLRNLTLMNFFHNKLRGSVPLFVGELPNLETLQLWENNLSFVLPQNLGQNGKFKFFDVTSNHFTGLIPPGLCKSGRLQTFVITDNFFHGPIPDDIGNCKSLVKIRASNNYLSGAIPSGIFKLPSVKIIELANNRFDGELPPEISGDSLGILTLSNNLLTGRIQPALKNLRALQTLSLDANEFVGEIPAEVFVLPILTSVNISGNNLTGEIPTTLIHCVSLNFVDLSRNMLVGEIPKGIKNLTSLSVLNVSQNLITGPIPDEIRFMSSLTTLDLSYNNFNGKLPTGGQFLAFSDRSFAGNPNLCSSRSCTSSSMYPDDAFQKRRGPWSSKSTRVIISVIALATAALLVAVTVYMMRRRKLLRAMTWKLTAFQRLNLKAEDVVECLKEENIIGKGGAGIVYRGSMPNGSDVAIKRLVGAGSGRNDYGFRAEIETLGKIRHRNIMRLLGYVSNKETNLLLYEYMPNGSLGEWLHGAKGGHLRWEMRFKIAVEAARGLCYLHHDCSPLIIHRDVKSNNILLDADFEAHVADFGLAKFLHDPGASQSMSSIAGSYGYIAPEYAYTLKVDEKSDVYSFGVVLLELIIGRKPVGEFGDGVDIVGWVNKTRMEISQPSDAALVLAVVDPRLSGYPLTSVIYMFNIAMMCVREMGPARPTMREVVHMLTNPPRSTTHSHSQPH